The Diorhabda carinulata isolate Delta chromosome 4, icDioCari1.1, whole genome shotgun sequence genomic interval caatttttttgcgaCGTTGTATCAACACTTAAATGCAATAAATAACTCCCTATCtcccaaaaaaaaaccaaagtcCTCAGTTATATATTAATTCCAGCATTACAGTCTACAaataatgttgaagaaaataaacGAAGCTGAAGATCTTGCCATTAAACGAGTCCTTACGAGATTATTTTCTTTGTACGGTTTATGGGCGATAGACAAATGGCATATGGCAACGTTGTACAAAGGTGGTTTCGCTACTGGACCTTCAGCTtctgttttaattcaaaacGCTGTACTACAATTGTGTCGAGATTTAAAAGACGATGCAGTTGGATTAGTAGACGCTATAGCGTTACCGGATTGTTTCTTGAGATCAGTTTTAGGCGCTTCAGATGGACAGGTAATTTAATATCGATTGGAATCGTATTAAAATTCGATGTTGCCTCGTATTTCTGTCTCctctattgttttattttttatttgtttaaggTGTACAAACATCTGTACGAATCTatgactaaaaataaatataacatgAATCGTCCACCATGGTGGAAGGACGTTGTTgattacactgagaaaaatagtaaaagtaAACTTTAATCtataaatatgcatattttgatataattaattcaCGGTGAAtggtttaattgaatttaagaaaatatttatcaaactTTATCCtaataattcattttgacgATGTAATTCTGTGATATAACCCTACTTTTTTCCATTCAAGAACTTAATCAGATGCCTTAACAGTTTGTGATCGTTTTTTAGCATATTtcgataattattttaataaatatttgttgctTAATgacgttttatttattttttcctaaacATCGGTCATCGAACGATCTTTAACCTAAAAATATCATCTTTCTAGAACACTATTGTCTTTAATTGATAAACTGTCTGAGCAAATGCGATTTACGATAATATTCttgttcaataattaattaataaaatatttatgcagATATAGAAAATGTAAAGTCAcattcgaataataaaaaatttacttacgTTAATTTCCTAAAGTCGCGTTATCACTAATCGATTTCAGTTGAACGATTTTTATTAATCGATTAACTGAAATCGATGAGAACGAGATTTTATATACTTGTCAACGTCAATTAGTACACGACtagatttaaatatattagaacGAAATTCTAACTTGacaattcatataatttcaatacattttccCTCTTCTATTATAATTTACATGTAAATAACACTTGATTCAAAAGAAATTGAGTTAAAATTAAGATACAAGGTCATCTACACTATTATCCATAATGGCCGATCACTATTGTACTAAATCAAGGTTAGTACAGGATAGGTTGTCCGATCTACGCGTGACGTCATTTTTTGGAGTACAGTTTTTGTCGGTTTGTTCCGTGGTTTTTGAGGATAAATATAAAACCGCACATATTTATAGTTAAaacgaaaatatcaaataatatacagggtgctccATTCCAAAATTATCTAAATTGATCATATTAAATGATTATAAACTTTTAACCCACTTAAATACTTtcgatatgaaatatttattaaaacctCATGAAGAAACACACCTTAGAATAAAAAAACGTATACAAAACGCTTATTATTCGAGTCGTTTTTAACAAGTGACGTAACGAATTCTTCCTCTCGACTGTTTTATACCGGAGAACCTTCTACCAACCTTGGTACTCTCCCGTGCTCGGTAACTGTCGATCCAATTCGACATTGTATCGATTTTTATGGTAAACAGCAAACGATGATTGGTTATAATTGTGGGTCGTTCACATAATTGCCAACTCGACTGTTGAAGGTACGATCTTTAACGATATGTCTCGAACATAAGATAACGtttccaaatttaaaattatttcgtttaatgaaaattatataattctaAATCGTGTATATTTCATGAACTTACTTCGTATAATttaatttgcgtatttataaaTAACTGCAGAAtcgataaaaaacttattatcacAATAAATATTCGATCTTTATGACATTAACGcagtttttgaggttatgttactTGATATTGGAATAATATGGTATTTAAGTCATTATCTCAACCTCTGGAATTGTTTAATTACTTTCACATATTTTTGATGAGAAATAACTTGTTGATAatgttatttgttatatttcaaacGTAATCGTTTCTCCtacttttacatatttatatatgtatcaTAATTTATGTATCGTTTTTATTCGAACGATACCGCGGAAACAGTAACTATACTTAATCATCGTGACAATGAAACTATTTGATTGTTCCAAATTTCAGTTTAGGATTTTTCAGTACTTAGCTGCTCTTGCAGGTAAGTGGCTTTTACGTGAAATTAATAACCCAGTAACTAACATTATTTTCAAGTACGtactatttaaataattattagtgTACAATAGATTTGATTACAGTATTAAATTTTCCTTAGTACGATTTTCAAAtactatataaacaaaattttaattaatttgattctacaacaataaatgtttttaattaatttcaattctttaaTTCGCGGACctttttcaaatgtatttgttgataaaacgccttgattttaaattttcttcaattggaAATATCGATAAAGACCTAAACGGATAAAAACGTCTCGATTTTCAATTGAAGGAGATCTAAAATCACGACGATTTATCAACGAAAACAAATATATGTATACTATTTAATTGATAacgttatttctttgaaatactcCACCActtatatattgaaatcataaaaacccaatatcaacatattttttcgaCTTTGACCttgaaaactatttgaaaataaaaacaatattaatatattttataaccgAACCCCGTATCTTATGATCTCTAAATGCTTTTTATAgttgaaacactttttttaatatatttcagttAGAGCAGCTACAACTAGTTTAAACTGGTTTAGGTCAGTTGGAATTTACGTAATTTGCCTCAAAAATGTAACTATCATTGTCGTGATAAAGTTAGGTTATAAAATTTTAGGTACAAATCTTTTCGTTTCAAtgcattatttttatcaacatgtagaaaaataatacgattttagtaattattatttatgttcaattttaattaatatccaCAAAATAATAAGTAggtaataaatacaaaatgatcataaaaaaccattttcagattatagatattaaaaatacgtagaatttatgattttaactaacaaaattgtttattttgcaTATTCGCATTTAAGAATAATCTGTATTATCTCTCCCTATCAGATTTACATATACTGATTGTATTATATTGGTACTTGgtatgaaaattcaataaaaaaaaaacgtagtTCGAGAGCACGAGATCAATCCCGAATACTTCCGATTCTAAAATGTTAATACATCtactgaaattttttcatagaattgatatttaatataGGGAAAACGCTTTTAATCTAAAGCGTAGCAGTTTTGTGTGTTATCCACCCAGTGGGTTGACATAGAACATAATAGAATCGATGACAGATGTCATATATTGACAACGTACACTAGTCATGaaactaaaaacaattatttgtttacattttattaCAACTAAAACctgttattttcattctttgtCACTCCCATCTCTCGTAACTTCCACGTCATTGCAATCCAATCAGAATGTATTAAAGAGAGATGGAGAACGTTATACTgatgcttctttttttttatccaGTAGCTAGGGCTTACTTAAACAAAGTCCCATacatctttaatattaactctattaACGATTTTAGCTAATTTGGGTATGTTTTCTATGGGTCTACATTACGGATGGCCTTCATTAGCTATTCCAGATTTAACTAGcggtaaatattcatttaatttaacgGATTCGGAAGCGTCATGGATTGTAGCTGTAACACCTTTGGGATCTATAATTGGAGACGTAGCAGCaggtattttttattcattcattaagagtattttcctttttatatatatttcgacTGCAGATAAAATCTTGACGTTTTGGACGTCAATgtcaaacaatattttgataaagatctaAGTAGGTCACGAAACGTtaagattttatttgtttatgaacGACGACGTTTAGTTCGGACGACGAAGTTGCACGAAGCGGGTTGAACTTCGCGAACAATGTCCgttgacgatttttttttgtttatattcattagattttttaatgtttgttacCTTGTGTAGTTGCTATGGAGACAATATAGGGTGAAATTATGTATATCTGCTGAAATTAAAGTCAATTAGCTGCTATCTATCCTCAACATTAACAACAATCGATAACTAGTCCAATAACGGCCGCAATTCGATTATAacctaatataaaataaattgattaccGTATAATGTGATTGTACGGACTAAAAGGGAGAGCAGCCATAGAATTAAAGGCATGCGTTAAAAACGCCGACAAAGAATTGACagcttttttttttcgtttttaaaatcatggatgattttttacatatataaaactcgcagaatattaaaaattagaagaagaaaaaaccgTTAACAACGAATATAGAGTGTTGCCAAGCGTAATATTTTTTCCCTAATACTGATAACATTTCATGATATAAACAAACATACCAGTGGTGCTAAATATATTTGGTGGTATTGAAACGTTTCTAGATTACATTGTTGccaaatatacttttttcttaaaattaggGTAATTTGATGAactatataagaaaattttgattgCAACGTTGTCAAATCTATCTTctattataactatttttagaTGGCGGTGTTGTTGAACGTATTTTTTCGCAAACTTGGGATAATTTTGATGACTCATTGTAATGATATATATTCGAATTACAGTGTtgacaaatatattatttcttgaaaCTAAGGAATGTTACCGATTTGTTGTACAGAATCACATGGAGATTTTGTTGTTGCCAAATGTACTTTTTTCGTAGAATTAGGGTAATTTGAcgaactataaaaaaaaatcttaattgcAACGTTGTCAAATTTATCTTctattataactatttttaaatggCGGTGTTGTTGAATGTATTTTCGAATTACAGTGTTGCCGGAACAGGGCAAATTTAGTGACTCAAATCGGAAACATCTGGAATTCTGTGTTGCCATGTGCAGAATTGTTTATATTGCAACGTTGCCAAAAATTTCACGATTTTATATAAGAATATCTAGGTTGCAGTGTTGCCTAATGTCTTTCCTTCATGGAACtggaaaaattgttgaatttataCAGGAGTATTCAGATTGCGGCGTTgccaaatttttctttcatcgCCACTATATATATTCCAATGTtgccaaacatttttttctacagaaatagaaaaattaatgctatacaaaaatttgaatatattttcactGAAATTTGACGACTTTTCGAGGAATCATCAAACTTGCAGCGTTGCCGAATGTATTCTCTAcgataattattcaaatagcGCTGTTGTCAAATGTATTTTATTCCAGAGAACTGGAGAAACTTGATGATTTATTATAAACGTATCGATATCGCGATGTTGCCACACGTTAGGCAAAATTTGGCAAAtgatgaaaaactaatttaggaatttttttttttcgtattataGGATTCACTTTAAATACTTTCGGTAGAAAAACAATGATTTGGTTCTCTTCGATACCGTTAACAGTATCTTGGATATTAATAGCTGTAGCAACCGCCCCTGTATATTTATTCGCGGCAAGAATACTCGCCGGTATCATAGATGGATTTTTATTCACGGCGATTCCGCCATATTTGGCCGAAATATCAGATCCTGAAATAAGAGGATTTTTAGGTAAGTGAATGATTTTGGAATCGAATCACAAAAACTCggatttttgttataaaaacggCAATCACGccaacaattattattttgaaacataaattttttatttaaatttatttataacgaaaatctagtagtgaaaaaatgaaaattcacatagatattaattttttttttaataaaattgatttttcagtttttttttccaaattttctccCCCTCGAAACTATCTGATTCTATCGAGTAGTATATCATTTTATAGGTAATTAAATTGTCTACAAAATACTAACGAATATCATCTATAttgcaaaactttttttattgttataaataaaaaacaaaaaaaaatacaatttttgataattgaattttaaaaaaataaaattagatcttaccaaatttttgatttccacatttatttgtttattaatgaaaaatgtaatacaataatatcgaaaaaaaaaaatgaaaattgacagatattaatttttttttaataaaattgatttttcagttttttttttcaaattttctcccCCTCGAAACTATCTGATTCTATCGAGTAGTATATCATTTTATAGGTAATTAAATTGTCTACAAAATACTAACGAATATCATCTATAttgcaaaactttttttattgttataaataaaaaacaaaaaaaaatacaattttttataattgaattttaaaaaaataaaatttgatcgTACCAAATTTATGATTTCCAcattcatttgtttattaatgagaaatgtaataaaataatattgaaaaaaaacgaaaattgacagatattaatttttttttaataaaattgatttttcagtttttttgtaatacaatatcaaaaaaaaatgaaaattgacagatattaattttttttaataaaattgatttttcagtttttttttcaaattttctcccCCTCGAAACTATCTGATCCTATCGAGTAGTATATCATTTTATAGGTAATTAAATTGTCTACAAAATACTAATGAATATCACTTATATTgcacaactttttttttattttattttttatttattattgaataatttaatacaataatatcGAAATccagtgaaaaaaaaattgaaattcacatagatattaatttttttctaataaaattgatttttcagtttttttgtaatacaataatatcgaaaaaaaaaaaaatgaaaattgacagatttttttgaataaaaattttctcccCCTTTAAACTGATCTTATCgagtgataaattatttttttttaggtaattcaattgtttttaaatgaattataaaaaaattagatcgtaaaaccatgaaatatcgacatttatttacaataatatcGAAATGTTGGATATCATTgacgaaattttcaatttcaggtACAACATATTTCGTTACCCTCGTATTCGGTATGATGTTATCGAACGTCATGCTGATGTTTATATCCATCCCGACGTCGGCGTACATATCCGCATCAGTAAGTCTACTGATGTTGATAATACTACCGTTCCTACCGGAAAGTCCGTATTTTTACGTAATCAAAAAGGAAATGTCCCTAGCGACATCTAGCCTACAAAAATTTCGAGGAAAAGGCGAAATAACCGAAGAACTAGAACGCATATCTAAcggaatagaagaagaaaataaactCGGTAAAGGCACGTTCTACGAACTCGTTTTCACACCGCAAAATCGAAATTGTCTTATTTTGGCCTTAGCCATGACGGCGTTGCAGCAACTGACCGGCATCTTGGCGATACAGTCTTACTGCGACATTTTGTTTAACGAAACCAACGATATTCTATCGGCGAACGTCGGCAATTTGATTTACTTCGTCATTTATTTTGTAGGAACGTCGATCGCTTTATTCGTAATCGATATTTTCGGCAGGAAACCTCTGGTTTTATTTTCCACTTCGATAATATGCGTTACCCTTTTGACCGACGCCACTTTCTTGTATATTAAAAGTTCCACGGACGTGGACGTTCGAGGCTTCGACTATGTACAGATAATATCGATATTAATTTACATCGCCGCTTTTAGTATCGGACTAAATTGCGTTCCTATTTTAGTTAGTAGTGAAATTTTCCCCTCTCATATTAAAGGTAAAGCCTTTTGTTtgataaatgtttgttttagtCTGGTGTCCAGTGGCGTCGTTCAATTTTTTAGTTGGTCGAAGGGGTTCGGTTTGGAGGTGCCGTTTTACACTTTCGCTTTTGTTAGTTTGATCGGTACAATTTTTCTCGCGGTGTATCTGCCGGAAACTAAAGGGAAAACGTTGGAAGATGTACAATCGCGAATGAAAAATTTGAGGGGGAAAAAGGGTAACGTCGTTTGAATacgtttttgtatatttttatttggcgGGTAGTAGAGTATTTGTTAtcgattattaatattttcgtatttCTTATAGAAGCGGACTACTGtgataaaatttgtgaaaaatacttttgattttaattgtaataaataaacaataaatttttttccttttgacGAAACTTTTATTTATGCATTCTTCCATTTGAGtctattttccgaaaaaatatactttttacattattttgttgtgaaaaattaattggcgcagtcagtaggatcaattgaaaatgatttttaattcaaGAAGAAAGTTTCTGATTCGTAAAATTGTACTGACAAGAacttgaaattagaaaaatgtctctgaaatgctgaaaattttaatgaaaaataataaaattcccaaaatataagctttttcaatttattccaacAAGCTAGAATCCGTTTTAAATCGAATTTCCAAAATACGagatttttaaaagtaatttgtagtaaaaaattaattggcgcagtcagtaggatcaATTGAAAAGGATTTTTAATTCAAGAAGAAAGTTTCTGATTCGTAAAATTGTACTGACAAgaacttgaaatttgaaaaaatgtctctaaaatgctaaaaattttaatgaaaaataataaaattcccaaaatataagatttttcagtttattccAACAAGCTAGAATCCGTTTTAAATCGAATTTCCAAAATACGagatttttaaaagtaatttgtagtaaaaaattaattggcgcagtcagtaggatcaATTGAAAAGGATTTTTAATTCAAGAAGAAAGTTTCTGATTCGTAAAATTGTACTGACAAgaacttgaaatttgaaaaaatgtctctaaaatgctaaaaattttagtgaaaaataataaaattcccaaaatataagcttt includes:
- the LOC130892831 gene encoding facilitated trehalose transporter Tret1-like isoform X1; its protein translation is MKLFDCSKFQFRIFQYLAALAANLGMFSMGLHYGWPSLAIPDLTSGKYSFNLTDSEASWIVAVTPLGSIIGDVAAGFTLNTFGRKTMIWFSSIPLTVSWILIAVATAPVYLFAARILAGIIDGFLFTAIPPYLAEISDPEIRGFLGTTYFVTLVFGMMLSNVMLMFISIPTSAYISASVSLLMLIILPFLPESPYFYVIKKEMSLATSSLQKFRGKGEITEELERISNGIEEENKLGKGTFYELVFTPQNRNCLILALAMTALQQLTGILAIQSYCDILFNETNDILSANVGNLIYFVIYFVGTSIALFVIDIFGRKPLVLFSTSIICVTLLTDATFLYIKSSTDVDVRGFDYVQIISILIYIAAFSIGLNCVPILVSSEIFPSHIKGKAFCLINVCFSLVSSGVVQFFSWSKGFGLEVPFYTFAFVSLIGTIFLAVYLPETKGKTLEDVQSRMKNLRGKKGNVV
- the LOC130892831 gene encoding facilitated trehalose transporter Tret1-like isoform X2 translates to MFSMGLHYGWPSLAIPDLTSGKYSFNLTDSEASWIVAVTPLGSIIGDVAAGFTLNTFGRKTMIWFSSIPLTVSWILIAVATAPVYLFAARILAGIIDGFLFTAIPPYLAEISDPEIRGFLGTTYFVTLVFGMMLSNVMLMFISIPTSAYISASVSLLMLIILPFLPESPYFYVIKKEMSLATSSLQKFRGKGEITEELERISNGIEEENKLGKGTFYELVFTPQNRNCLILALAMTALQQLTGILAIQSYCDILFNETNDILSANVGNLIYFVIYFVGTSIALFVIDIFGRKPLVLFSTSIICVTLLTDATFLYIKSSTDVDVRGFDYVQIISILIYIAAFSIGLNCVPILVSSEIFPSHIKGKAFCLINVCFSLVSSGVVQFFSWSKGFGLEVPFYTFAFVSLIGTIFLAVYLPETKGKTLEDVQSRMKNLRGKKGNVV